A window from Salvia miltiorrhiza cultivar Shanhuang (shh) chromosome 2, IMPLAD_Smil_shh, whole genome shotgun sequence encodes these proteins:
- the LOC131008724 gene encoding two-component response regulator-like APRR9 isoform X3, with protein MCSSKTPVSMNKKRRPRARKSRLSKPKKPKFLSLRRQFPPNEMHAPVADSRQLDLFPLHPDNDRESQDQAENVALFFSAADGGATTLTGLLDNSSAVDSNSSHTINTSSRRLDYLSASSASLTYAYGEERAALVRTALRSRDRDSGEEKWVRYSEVVERKVKEEEVTSSSVDWWPAAAQRVSLKLDYDEIMNAWSNKGPLFVDAETSQIVPDAEHHFLSHHASTNGVSWDHKNSGLWTVPEIENGEEMKNILGQRKASVLRYKEKRQNRLFSKKIRYQVRKLNAEKRPRLKGRFVKKS; from the exons ATGTGCAGCAGCAAAACTCCTGTCTCAATGAACAAGAAACGACGCCCTAGAGCTCGCAAATCCAGACTGTCTAAGCCTAAAAAGCCCAAATTCCTCAGCCTCCGCCGCCAGTTCCCGCCGAATGAGATGCATGCCCCCGTCGCTGATTCCCGCCAGCTCGACTTATTCCCGCTCCACCCCGACAACGATCGAGAAAGCCAGGATCAAGCGGAGAATGTCGCCCTATTTTTCTCAGCTGCGGACGGCGGCGCCACCACTCTCACTGGCCTCCTCGACAACTCCTCCGCCGTCGACTCCAACTCCTCCCACACCATCAACACCAGTTCCAG AAGGCTGGACTATTTGTCGGCGTCGTCGGCGTCGCTAACATACGCCTACGGCGAGGAGCGGGCTGCGCTGGTGCGGACGGCGTTGAGGAGCAGGGATCGGGATTCAGGCGAGGAGAAGTGGGTGCGGTACTCGGAGGTGGTGGAGAGGAAGGTGAAGGAGGAGGAGGTGACGAGCTCCTCCGTGGACTGGTGGCCCGCGGCGGCGCAGCGGGTGTCACTGAAGCTGGATTACGACGAGATCATGAACGCCTGGTCCAACAAAGGTCCACTCTTCGTCGACGCTGAGACTTCACAGATCGTCCCTGACGCTGAACaccattttctctctcatcacgCCTCCACCAAC GGGGTGAGTTGGGATCATAAGAATTCAGGGTTGTGGACAGTTCCAGAAATTGAAAATGGAGAGGAAATGAAGAATATTTTAGGGCAAAGGAAAGCTAGTGTGTTGAGGTACAAAGAGAAGAGGCAGAATAGGCTCTTCTCTAAGAAGATTCGATATCAAGTTAGAAAACTCAACGCCGAGAAACGCCCTCGACTCAAG GGTCGATTTGTGAAGAAGAGTTGA
- the LOC131008724 gene encoding two-component response regulator-like APRR9 isoform X4, whose translation MCSSKTPVSMNKKRRPRARKSRLSKPKKPKFLSLRRQFPPNEMHAPVADSRQLDLFPLHPDNDRESQDQAENVALFFSAADGGATTLTGLLDNSSAVDSNSSHTINTSSRLDYLSASSASLTYAYGEERAALVRTALRSRDRDSGEEKWVRYSEVVERKVKEEEVTSSSVDWWPAAAQRVSLKLDYDEIMNAWSNKGPLFVDAETSQIVPDAEHHFLSHHASTNGVSWDHKNSGLWTVPEIENGEEMKNILGQRKASVLRYKEKRQNRLFSKKIRYQVRKLNAEKRPRLKGRFVKKS comes from the exons ATGTGCAGCAGCAAAACTCCTGTCTCAATGAACAAGAAACGACGCCCTAGAGCTCGCAAATCCAGACTGTCTAAGCCTAAAAAGCCCAAATTCCTCAGCCTCCGCCGCCAGTTCCCGCCGAATGAGATGCATGCCCCCGTCGCTGATTCCCGCCAGCTCGACTTATTCCCGCTCCACCCCGACAACGATCGAGAAAGCCAGGATCAAGCGGAGAATGTCGCCCTATTTTTCTCAGCTGCGGACGGCGGCGCCACCACTCTCACTGGCCTCCTCGACAACTCCTCCGCCGTCGACTCCAACTCCTCCCACACCATCAACACCAGTTCCAG GCTGGACTATTTGTCGGCGTCGTCGGCGTCGCTAACATACGCCTACGGCGAGGAGCGGGCTGCGCTGGTGCGGACGGCGTTGAGGAGCAGGGATCGGGATTCAGGCGAGGAGAAGTGGGTGCGGTACTCGGAGGTGGTGGAGAGGAAGGTGAAGGAGGAGGAGGTGACGAGCTCCTCCGTGGACTGGTGGCCCGCGGCGGCGCAGCGGGTGTCACTGAAGCTGGATTACGACGAGATCATGAACGCCTGGTCCAACAAAGGTCCACTCTTCGTCGACGCTGAGACTTCACAGATCGTCCCTGACGCTGAACaccattttctctctcatcacgCCTCCACCAAC GGGGTGAGTTGGGATCATAAGAATTCAGGGTTGTGGACAGTTCCAGAAATTGAAAATGGAGAGGAAATGAAGAATATTTTAGGGCAAAGGAAAGCTAGTGTGTTGAGGTACAAAGAGAAGAGGCAGAATAGGCTCTTCTCTAAGAAGATTCGATATCAAGTTAGAAAACTCAACGCCGAGAAACGCCCTCGACTCAAG GGTCGATTTGTGAAGAAGAGTTGA
- the LOC131008724 gene encoding two-component response regulator-like APRR9 isoform X2 yields the protein MCSSKTPVSMNKKRRPRARKSRLSKPKKPKFLSLRRQFPPNEMHAPVADSRQLDLFPLHPDNDRESQDQAENVALFFSAADGGATTLTGLLDNSSAVDSNSSHTINTSSRLDYLSASSASLTYAYGEERAALVRTALRSRDRDSGEEKWVRYSEVVERKVKEEEVTSSSVDWWPAAAQRVSLKLDYDEIMNAWSNKGPLFVDAETSQIVPDAEHHFLSHHASTNGVSWDHKNSGLWTVPEIENGEEMKNILGQRKASVLRYKEKRQNRLFSKKIRYQVRKLNAEKRPRLKVNFVIQIQIIKGTFTLHD from the exons ATGTGCAGCAGCAAAACTCCTGTCTCAATGAACAAGAAACGACGCCCTAGAGCTCGCAAATCCAGACTGTCTAAGCCTAAAAAGCCCAAATTCCTCAGCCTCCGCCGCCAGTTCCCGCCGAATGAGATGCATGCCCCCGTCGCTGATTCCCGCCAGCTCGACTTATTCCCGCTCCACCCCGACAACGATCGAGAAAGCCAGGATCAAGCGGAGAATGTCGCCCTATTTTTCTCAGCTGCGGACGGCGGCGCCACCACTCTCACTGGCCTCCTCGACAACTCCTCCGCCGTCGACTCCAACTCCTCCCACACCATCAACACCAGTTCCAG GCTGGACTATTTGTCGGCGTCGTCGGCGTCGCTAACATACGCCTACGGCGAGGAGCGGGCTGCGCTGGTGCGGACGGCGTTGAGGAGCAGGGATCGGGATTCAGGCGAGGAGAAGTGGGTGCGGTACTCGGAGGTGGTGGAGAGGAAGGTGAAGGAGGAGGAGGTGACGAGCTCCTCCGTGGACTGGTGGCCCGCGGCGGCGCAGCGGGTGTCACTGAAGCTGGATTACGACGAGATCATGAACGCCTGGTCCAACAAAGGTCCACTCTTCGTCGACGCTGAGACTTCACAGATCGTCCCTGACGCTGAACaccattttctctctcatcacgCCTCCACCAAC GGGGTGAGTTGGGATCATAAGAATTCAGGGTTGTGGACAGTTCCAGAAATTGAAAATGGAGAGGAAATGAAGAATATTTTAGGGCAAAGGAAAGCTAGTGTGTTGAGGTACAAAGAGAAGAGGCAGAATAGGCTCTTCTCTAAGAAGATTCGATATCAAGTTAGAAAACTCAACGCCGAGAAACGCCCTCGACTCAAGGTAAACTTTgttattcaaattcaaataattaaggGGACGTtcactttgcatgattga
- the LOC131008724 gene encoding two-component response regulator-like APRR9 isoform X1 yields the protein MCSSKTPVSMNKKRRPRARKSRLSKPKKPKFLSLRRQFPPNEMHAPVADSRQLDLFPLHPDNDRESQDQAENVALFFSAADGGATTLTGLLDNSSAVDSNSSHTINTSSRRLDYLSASSASLTYAYGEERAALVRTALRSRDRDSGEEKWVRYSEVVERKVKEEEVTSSSVDWWPAAAQRVSLKLDYDEIMNAWSNKGPLFVDAETSQIVPDAEHHFLSHHASTNGVSWDHKNSGLWTVPEIENGEEMKNILGQRKASVLRYKEKRQNRLFSKKIRYQVRKLNAEKRPRLKVNFVIQIQIIKGTFTLHD from the exons ATGTGCAGCAGCAAAACTCCTGTCTCAATGAACAAGAAACGACGCCCTAGAGCTCGCAAATCCAGACTGTCTAAGCCTAAAAAGCCCAAATTCCTCAGCCTCCGCCGCCAGTTCCCGCCGAATGAGATGCATGCCCCCGTCGCTGATTCCCGCCAGCTCGACTTATTCCCGCTCCACCCCGACAACGATCGAGAAAGCCAGGATCAAGCGGAGAATGTCGCCCTATTTTTCTCAGCTGCGGACGGCGGCGCCACCACTCTCACTGGCCTCCTCGACAACTCCTCCGCCGTCGACTCCAACTCCTCCCACACCATCAACACCAGTTCCAG AAGGCTGGACTATTTGTCGGCGTCGTCGGCGTCGCTAACATACGCCTACGGCGAGGAGCGGGCTGCGCTGGTGCGGACGGCGTTGAGGAGCAGGGATCGGGATTCAGGCGAGGAGAAGTGGGTGCGGTACTCGGAGGTGGTGGAGAGGAAGGTGAAGGAGGAGGAGGTGACGAGCTCCTCCGTGGACTGGTGGCCCGCGGCGGCGCAGCGGGTGTCACTGAAGCTGGATTACGACGAGATCATGAACGCCTGGTCCAACAAAGGTCCACTCTTCGTCGACGCTGAGACTTCACAGATCGTCCCTGACGCTGAACaccattttctctctcatcacgCCTCCACCAAC GGGGTGAGTTGGGATCATAAGAATTCAGGGTTGTGGACAGTTCCAGAAATTGAAAATGGAGAGGAAATGAAGAATATTTTAGGGCAAAGGAAAGCTAGTGTGTTGAGGTACAAAGAGAAGAGGCAGAATAGGCTCTTCTCTAAGAAGATTCGATATCAAGTTAGAAAACTCAACGCCGAGAAACGCCCTCGACTCAAGGTAAACTTTgttattcaaattcaaataattaaggGGACGTtcactttgcatgattga
- the LOC131008750 gene encoding uncharacterized protein LOC131008750 — MSFSHEELQKQFLYNRKWDSRKDKMLISSLLAKKEACKPHLPTESPHAIVAAMNAVNDVYKAGLRALDVVKRIQFLRKCYLTFAELANRADTFWELPRNIVHADEAVWTRLVQEKRLYEAYRHLGEPLYFMLVQLFSPTDVKLENSTSTGWPEDSTEALEDNTEVLEDST, encoded by the exons ATGAGTTTCTCACACGAAGAGCTGCAAAAACAATTCCTCTACAATCGCAAATGGGATTCCCGAAAAGACAAGATGCTGATCTCATCCTTGTTGGCTAAGAAGGAGGCTTGTAAGCCACATCTCCCTACTGAGTCGCCGCATGCTATTGTGGCCGCCATGAACGCTGTTAATGATGTCTACAAGGCGGGCTTGCGTGCACTCGACGTCGTGAAGCGCATTCAGTTCCTCCGGAAGTGCTACCTCACGTTTGCCGAGCTAGCGAACAGGGCTGATACTTTTTGGGAGCTCCCAAGAAACATCGTGCACGCCGACGAAGCTGTGTGGACTCGTCTAGTCCAG GAGAAGAGATTATATGAAGCTTATCGCCATTTAGGAGAACCATTATACTTCATGCTCGTGCAGCTTTTCAGCCCCACCGACGTGAAGCTTGAGAACAGCACCAGCACGGGGTGGCCAGAGGACAGCACTGAAGCTCTAGAGGACAACACAGAAGTCCTAGAGGACAGCACATAA